The genome window GAAGAACGGGGAAGGCCAGCTTATCGACCGGCTGGAGTTGGCCCGGCGGGAGAAAGTGGACGGAATAGCCTTTAACGCGGGCGCCTACACCCATACCAGCCTGGCCATTGCCGACTGTCTTGCCTGGATCGCCATCCCGACGGTGGAGGTGCATCTCTCCAACGTCTGGGCCAGGCCGGAACAGATCCGTCATCAGAGCCACATGGTTTCGCAGGTTATCGGCGTGGTGGCGGGGTTCGGGATACACAGTTACGCCCTGGCGGTGCAGGCCCTGTACCTGCACCTGGAAAAAGGCGCATAGACATTTCGCGGCAGGGATTTGCGGACAAATCCTTGCGGACGTGGTATCTTTTTCACGGATTCCGCGCTCAAAAACGTAACAACGGCGCCCGGCTCTGTTCCGGGAGCTGCTACTATCCATGGAGGATGCATGTATTCGACGACCGACTTTAGAAAGGGGCTCAAA of uncultured delta proteobacterium contains these proteins:
- the aroQ gene encoding 3-dehydroquinate dehydratase, with translation MAAPYTILVLNGPNLGALGVRQPEIYGTTGMDAVPALVDTILGPVAKSRVILDFDQKNGEGQLIDRLELARREKVDGIAFNAGAYTHTSLAIADCLAWIAIPTVEVHLSNVWARPEQIRHQSHMVSQVIGVVAGFGIHSYALAVQALYLHLEKGA